Proteins from one Fusobacterium periodonticum 1_1_41FAA genomic window:
- a CDS encoding glycerol-3-phosphate responsive antiterminator, producing the protein MKLKTILERNPIIPAIKDKITLEKALDSNSEIVFIILANIVNIKEYCDKLKEKKKIIYIHIDMIDGLNSTNNGIDYIMNTIKPDGILTTKSNVVAHAHKNNISVIQRFFVLDTLSYEKALINIKENKIAAAEIMPGLMPKIIKKLSQKTHIPIITGGLIKEKEDVINAIKAGALSVSTTETSLWEE; encoded by the coding sequence ATGAAATTAAAGACTATCTTAGAAAGAAATCCTATTATACCAGCAATAAAAGATAAAATAACTCTTGAAAAAGCTTTAGATTCTAATAGTGAGATAGTATTTATTATATTAGCTAATATAGTAAATATAAAAGAATATTGTGATAAATTAAAAGAAAAAAAGAAAATCATATATATCCATATAGATATGATTGATGGATTAAATAGCACAAACAACGGAATAGATTATATAATGAATACTATCAAGCCAGATGGAATACTGACAACAAAATCCAATGTTGTTGCTCATGCTCATAAGAATAATATAAGTGTAATTCAACGGTTTTTTGTCTTAGATACTCTTTCTTATGAGAAGGCTTTAATAAATATAAAAGAAAATAAAATTGCAGCAGCTGAGATTATGCCAGGACTTATGCCAAAGATTATAAAGAAACTTTCTCAAAAAACTCATATTCCAATAATTACAGGTGGTTTAATAAAAGAAAAAGAAGATGTAATCAATGCTATCAAAGCTGGTGCTCTATCTGTTTCAACGACAGAAACTAGTCTATGGGAAGAATAA
- a CDS encoding class I SAM-dependent rRNA methyltransferase: MSKIIVKKDKEQKILNFYPNIYKDEIKDIIGNVKTGDIVDIITSDMKFLARAYVTEGTSAFARVLTTKDEKIDKKFIFERIKNAYEKRKHLLEETNSFRAFYSEADYIPGLIIDKFDKYVSIQFRNSGVEVFRQDVIEAVKKYLKPKGIYERSDVENRVIEGVETKTGIIFGEIPERTIMLDNGVKYSIDIVDGQKTGFFLDQRDSRKFIAKYINNQTKYLDVFSSSGGFSMAALKNGAKEVVAMDKDSHALELCYENYKLNEFTADFSTVEGDAFLMLNTLATRNKKFDIITLDPPSLIKKKTDIYKGRDFFLDLCDKSFKLLENGGILGVITCAYHISLQDLIEVTRMAASKNNKLLSVIGVNYQPEDHPWILHIPETLYLKALWVKVEER, translated from the coding sequence ATGTCAAAAATTATAGTAAAAAAAGATAAGGAACAAAAAATTTTAAATTTTTATCCAAACATTTATAAAGATGAAATTAAGGATATAATAGGAAATGTTAAAACAGGTGATATAGTTGATATTATAACAAGTGATATGAAATTTTTAGCAAGAGCTTATGTTACAGAAGGAACGTCAGCCTTTGCTAGAGTACTAACAACAAAAGATGAAAAAATTGATAAGAAATTTATTTTTGAGAGAATAAAAAATGCTTATGAAAAAAGAAAACATCTTTTAGAGGAAACAAATAGCTTTAGAGCTTTTTACTCTGAAGCCGATTATATTCCAGGTTTGATAATCGATAAATTTGATAAATATGTGTCTATTCAATTTAGAAATTCAGGTGTAGAAGTTTTTAGACAAGATGTAATAGAAGCAGTGAAAAAATATTTAAAACCTAAGGGAATATATGAAAGAAGCGATGTTGAAAATAGAGTCATAGAAGGCGTTGAAACAAAAACAGGAATAATTTTTGGTGAAATTCCAGAAAGAACTATTATGCTAGATAATGGAGTCAAATATAGTATAGATATAGTTGATGGTCAAAAAACAGGTTTCTTTTTGGATCAAAGAGATTCTAGAAAATTTATAGCTAAGTACATCAATAATCAAACAAAATATTTAGATGTTTTTTCAAGTAGCGGTGGTTTTTCTATGGCAGCACTTAAGAATGGAGCTAAAGAAGTAGTAGCGATGGATAAGGATAGTCACGCTCTTGAACTATGCTATGAGAACTATAAATTAAATGAATTTACAGCAGATTTCTCCACAGTAGAGGGAGATGCTTTTCTTATGCTAAATACATTAGCTACAAGAAACAAGAAATTTGATATTATAACACTTGATCCGCCTTCACTTATCAAAAAGAAAACAGATATTTATAAGGGAAGAGATTTTTTTTTAGATTTGTGTGATAAAAGTTTTAAACTTTTAGAAAATGGAGGAATTTTAGGAGTTATTACTTGTGCTTATCATATAAGTTTACAAGACTTAATTGAGGTAACAAGAATGGCTGCTTCAAAAAATAATAAACTATTGAGTGTTATTGGAGTAAATTATCAGCCTGAGGATCACCCTTGGATATTGCATATCCCTGAAACACTATATCTAAAAGCCTTATGGGTGAAAGTTGAGGAAAGATAA
- a CDS encoding glycerophosphodiester phosphodiesterase, with translation MKIFAHKGASGYAPENTLIAIKKAIEMKVDGIEIDIQLTRDGRIVLMHDWKVDRTTTGRGYVYELDFDYIRTLDAGQWFTKDFIGEVVPTLEEVLDILPQDMMLNIEIKDTARHHSKIEEKLLEVLKKYPDKFENIVVSSFHHDKIKKLQELEPKLKLALLTNSEFIEIEKYLSTNGVSSYSYHPEINHVSKEDIEKLHAKGVKILVWTVNKEEDLNYLVKLGVDGVISDYPDLMKELIS, from the coding sequence ATGAAGATTTTTGCACATAAAGGAGCATCAGGTTATGCACCAGAAAATACTCTAATTGCAATAAAAAAAGCAATAGAAATGAAGGTTGATGGAATAGAAATAGATATACAACTTACAAGAGATGGAAGAATAGTCCTTATGCATGACTGGAAAGTTGATAGAACTACAACAGGTAGAGGTTATGTCTATGAATTAGACTTTGACTATATTAGAACATTAGATGCAGGACAATGGTTTACTAAAGATTTTATAGGAGAAGTTGTGCCGACTTTGGAAGAAGTTTTAGATATACTTCCTCAAGATATGATGCTAAATATAGAAATAAAAGATACAGCAAGACATCACAGTAAAATTGAAGAGAAATTATTAGAAGTTTTAAAAAAATATCCAGATAAATTTGAAAATATAGTTGTATCATCTTTTCATCATGATAAGATAAAAAAATTACAAGAATTAGAACCAAAACTAAAACTAGCTTTATTAACTAATAGTGAATTTATAGAAATAGAAAAATATTTATCAACTAATGGGGTATCTTCTTACAGTTATCACCCTGAAATAAATCATGTTTCAAAGGAAGATATTGAAAAATTACATGCTAAAGGAGTAAAAATATTGGTATGGACAGTAAATAAAGAAGAAGATTTAAACTATTTAGTTAAACTAGGTGTTGATGGAGTTATAAGTGATTATCCTGATCTTATGAAAGAATTGATTAGTTAA
- a CDS encoding flotillin family protein, with product MFSNIIVTAAIVVGVVILLSFFSYVRVPVNKMAFISGVGKNRVARGKLVIYLRFFERVDYLDLSVFSVDVNTAVAVPTNDFINIKVDAVVNLQVDETVGILEIAAKNFLNRKSSDIATSVKDVLEGNLREIVGQMQLKEIVQNRKNFNEKVQENVAPDLREMGLKVISFNVQNFQEDKQVIENLGAENISKISKEASIARAEADKEIEIAKANANKEAMDIKLKTEQEIAEKENALAIKKAELKVKADTEKAKADVTYELEKERKRKEIEEVSGQSNLVREQKAIETNKAKYEAETIVPKQADAEARKVEKTKEAEAKKIEEQQYAEAKLYKEQREAEAIKLRALAEAEAIREKALAEAEATRQKGLAEAESKKALLLAEAEGLREKGLAEAEALDKKAEAMAKYGDAAKLEMYYNALPLVAKNLSEPLSKISNITMYGEGNTTKFMSEMTQNLDKVLKAASDGLGIDAKTLLTSYLGGKIAQPKNEAPKESKDVGCK from the coding sequence ATGTTTTCAAATATTATTGTTACAGCAGCCATAGTAGTAGGAGTTGTAATTCTTTTGAGTTTTTTCTCTTATGTTAGAGTACCAGTGAATAAAATGGCATTTATTTCTGGAGTAGGTAAAAATAGAGTTGCTAGGGGAAAATTAGTAATCTACTTAAGATTTTTTGAAAGAGTAGATTATCTTGATTTATCAGTTTTTTCAGTTGATGTAAACACGGCAGTTGCTGTTCCGACTAATGACTTTATAAATATAAAAGTGGATGCAGTTGTAAATCTTCAAGTTGATGAAACAGTAGGAATTTTAGAAATTGCTGCTAAAAACTTCTTAAATAGAAAAAGTTCAGATATTGCTACTTCTGTTAAAGATGTTTTAGAAGGAAATTTAAGAGAAATTGTTGGACAAATGCAGTTAAAGGAAATTGTACAAAACAGAAAAAATTTCAATGAAAAAGTTCAAGAAAATGTTGCACCAGATTTAAGAGAGATGGGATTAAAAGTTATTTCTTTCAATGTTCAAAATTTCCAAGAAGATAAACAAGTTATTGAAAACTTAGGAGCAGAAAATATTTCAAAAATTTCTAAAGAAGCTTCGATAGCTAGAGCTGAAGCCGATAAAGAAATAGAAATAGCAAAAGCTAATGCAAACAAAGAAGCTATGGATATAAAATTAAAAACAGAACAAGAAATAGCCGAAAAAGAAAACGCCCTTGCTATAAAAAAAGCTGAATTGAAAGTTAAAGCTGATACTGAGAAAGCAAAGGCTGATGTTACTTATGAACTTGAAAAAGAAAGAAAAAGAAAAGAAATAGAAGAAGTAAGTGGGCAATCAAATTTAGTTCGTGAACAAAAAGCAATAGAAACAAATAAGGCTAAATATGAAGCTGAAACAATAGTACCTAAACAGGCTGATGCTGAAGCAAGAAAAGTTGAAAAAACAAAAGAGGCAGAAGCTAAAAAGATTGAGGAGCAACAATATGCTGAAGCTAAATTATACAAGGAACAAAGAGAAGCAGAGGCAATTAAATTAAGAGCATTGGCAGAGGCAGAAGCAATTAGAGAAAAAGCATTAGCTGAAGCAGAAGCAACAAGACAAAAAGGTTTGGCAGAAGCTGAAAGTAAAAAAGCATTATTGCTTGCCGAAGCAGAAGGACTTAGAGAAAAAGGACTTGCAGAGGCAGAAGCTCTTGATAAGAAAGCAGAAGCTATGGCAAAATATGGAGATGCTGCAAAACTAGAAATGTACTATAATGCTTTACCATTAGTGGCGAAAAATCTATCAGAGCCTCTATCTAAGATCAGTAATATAACTATGTATGGTGAAGGAAACACTACTAAATTTATGTCAGAAATGACTCAAAACTTAGATAAAGTTTTAAAAGCAGCTTCTGATGGTTTAGGAATAGATGCTAAAACTTTGTTAACTTCATATTTAGGTGGAAAAATAGCTCAACCTAAAAATGAGGCTCCAAAAGAAAGTAAAGATGTAGGATGTAAATAA
- a CDS encoding LptF/LptG family permease → MKIINKYILDELKGPIILAVFVFTFIFLLDIVVTMMEHIIVKGISVFDVLRLLSFYIPPILTQTIPIGMFLGIMICFTKFSRNSESVAMVSTGMSIRAILKPILAIAIGSAIFILFLQESIIPRSFVKLKYVGTKIAYENPVFQLKEKTFIDNLDQYSIYVDKVESDGKAKNIIAFEKPEDKTKFPMVLTGEEAFWKDNSIILKQSQFISFDETGKKNLTGTFDEKRVVLTPYFENLNLKIKDVEALSITDLVKNIRKVEAEEVLKYKIEIFRKLALIFSTIPLAVIGFCLSLGHHRISKKYSFVLAMIIIFAYIIFLNIGIVMASAGKLHPFIATWTPNVLLYFLGYKLYRAKEVKGI, encoded by the coding sequence ATGAAGATAATAAATAAATATATTTTAGATGAATTAAAAGGACCAATTATACTAGCAGTTTTTGTATTTACTTTTATATTTTTGCTAGATATAGTGGTAACTATGATGGAGCATATAATAGTAAAAGGAATATCAGTTTTTGATGTCTTAAGATTACTTTCTTTTTATATTCCTCCAATACTTACTCAAACAATTCCAATAGGAATGTTTTTAGGAATAATGATATGTTTTACAAAATTTAGTAGAAATAGTGAATCTGTTGCTATGGTATCAACAGGTATGTCTATTAGAGCTATTTTAAAACCTATACTTGCTATTGCAATAGGTTCAGCTATATTTATATTATTTTTACAAGAAAGCATAATACCTCGTTCTTTTGTAAAATTAAAATATGTAGGGACCAAAATAGCTTATGAAAATCCAGTTTTTCAGTTGAAAGAAAAAACATTTATAGATAATTTAGATCAGTATAGCATATATGTTGATAAGGTTGAATCTGATGGTAAAGCAAAAAATATAATAGCTTTTGAAAAACCAGAGGATAAAACAAAATTTCCTATGGTTCTAACAGGTGAAGAAGCATTTTGGAAAGATAATTCCATCATTTTAAAACAATCACAATTTATAAGTTTTGATGAAACTGGAAAGAAAAATTTAACAGGAACTTTTGATGAAAAAAGAGTTGTATTAACACCATATTTTGAAAACTTAAATTTGAAAATAAAGGATGTTGAAGCACTTAGTATAACAGATCTTGTTAAAAATATAAGAAAAGTAGAAGCAGAGGAAGTTCTTAAATATAAAATTGAAATTTTCAGAAAGTTAGCATTAATTTTTTCAACTATTCCTCTAGCAGTTATAGGTTTTTGTCTTTCATTAGGACATCACAGAATATCAAAAAAATACTCTTTTGTCTTAGCAATGATAATAATATTTGCTTATATAATATTCTTAAACATAGGAATAGTTATGGCAAGTGCAGGTAAATTACATCCTTTTATTGCAACTTGGACACCTAATGTACTTTTATATTTTTTAGGATATAAATTGTACAGAGCAAAAGAGGTGAAGGGAATATAA
- the corA gene encoding magnesium/cobalt transporter CorA, whose product MSNSNRKLGLMPGSVVYTGENPNYNITITVIYYSKDFHKRETFSSTDKIDIDLKFKGNIWINIDGINDVNLIKDIGKMFDIDTLSLEDIANPEQRVKIDDRDTYILIILKMLQMEILTKDVQYEQLSLVIKKNILITFQETPYDPFEIIRTRLEIAGARLRSQDVSYLAYILIDIIVDNYLLILDEVENEIDEIESQLIESADKDDLENILALKQNIAVLKKFISPVRELISKLQTRSMLNYFHEDMKYYLGDLNDHGIIVFDTVDMLNNRATELIQLYHSMISNTMNEIMKILAIISTIFMPLSFIVGLYGMNFDNMPELRWHYGYYITLGLMASLVGLMIFYFKKKKWF is encoded by the coding sequence TTGTCAAATTCAAATAGGAAGTTAGGTTTAATGCCAGGAAGTGTTGTATACACAGGAGAAAATCCTAATTATAATATAACAATAACAGTTATATATTATTCAAAAGATTTTCATAAACGAGAGACCTTCTCATCTACTGACAAAATAGATATAGACTTAAAGTTTAAAGGAAATATTTGGATAAATATAGATGGGATAAATGATGTAAATTTAATAAAAGATATAGGGAAAATGTTTGATATAGATACTCTATCCCTAGAAGATATTGCTAACCCAGAACAACGTGTAAAAATTGATGATAGAGATACTTATATTCTAATAATTTTAAAGATGTTACAGATGGAAATACTCACAAAAGATGTACAATATGAGCAATTATCTTTAGTAATAAAAAAGAATATATTGATAACTTTCCAAGAAACACCTTATGATCCTTTTGAAATAATAAGAACTAGACTAGAAATAGCAGGTGCAAGATTACGTAGTCAAGATGTAAGTTATCTTGCTTATATTCTTATAGATATAATAGTTGATAACTATTTATTAATCCTAGATGAAGTAGAAAATGAGATAGATGAAATTGAAAGTCAATTGATTGAAAGTGCTGACAAAGATGATTTAGAAAATATTTTAGCTTTAAAACAAAATATAGCAGTTTTAAAGAAATTTATCTCTCCAGTAAGAGAATTAATTTCTAAATTACAAACTAGAAGTATGTTAAATTATTTCCATGAAGATATGAAATATTACTTAGGGGACTTAAATGACCATGGTATCATAGTGTTTGATACAGTAGATATGTTAAATAATAGAGCCACAGAGCTTATACAGTTATATCATTCAATGATTAGTAATACCATGAATGAAATTATGAAAATACTAGCAATAATTTCAACTATATTTATGCCTTTGAGCTTTATAGTTGGACTTTATGGAATGAACTTTGATAATATGCCAGAACTTAGATGGCACTATGGATATTATATAACTTTAGGTCTAATGGCAAGTCTTGTAGGCTTAATGATATTTTATTTTAAGAAGAAAAAATGGTTTTAA
- a CDS encoding CvpA family protein — MYLDILILIIFIFGIFSGIRNGIFIEIISVFGFAINLLITKMYTPVVLKFLKRSDATFANNYVITYIVTFITVYLVVSMILVFVKKAFKGLKKGFFNKLMGGIAGFVKSLIVSLVIILIYTYSSKLAPSLEKYSQGSSAIGIFYEIIPNFESYIPDILVEDFNKNATKKIIEKNINTML, encoded by the coding sequence ATGTATTTAGACATTTTAATTTTAATAATTTTTATATTTGGAATATTTAGTGGAATAAGAAATGGAATTTTTATAGAGATTATATCAGTTTTTGGTTTTGCCATTAATTTACTTATTACAAAGATGTATACACCTGTTGTTTTAAAATTTTTAAAAAGATCAGATGCAACATTTGCAAATAATTATGTAATAACGTATATAGTAACTTTTATAACTGTTTACTTAGTTGTTTCAATGATATTAGTTTTTGTAAAGAAAGCATTTAAAGGTTTGAAAAAGGGGTTTTTTAATAAATTAATGGGAGGAATAGCTGGTTTTGTAAAGTCTTTGATAGTTTCACTTGTAATAATATTGATTTATACATACAGTTCTAAATTAGCTCCTTCATTGGAAAAATATTCACAAGGAAGCTCAGCAATAGGTATATTTTATGAAATCATTCCTAATTTTGAGAGTTATATACCAGATATTCTAGTAGAAGATTTTAATAAAAATGCTACAAAAAAAATTATAGAAAAGAATATCAATACAATGTTATAA